The proteins below are encoded in one region of Danio rerio strain Tuebingen ecotype United States chromosome 14, GRCz12tu, whole genome shotgun sequence:
- the LOC141377691 gene encoding uncharacterized protein, giving the protein MAECALCFNVYSRLAPHLTAVHKVANSDEKRLLLALAAGRVDTRKTPCPVPGCRRTPARLDRHLRQHAELSTSGRKEAMGRAKRRKVARELQWLRSTQPAIPVVSQLASSSEGERDSEDPEAGRPCADRGCRRATERIQAQLTDLGKQVTKMRSTLLQITRLYRELRKGEGGRRRRKRARRTRSPPAPPPPGRGAAGGPTPPEPPEALEPTAYPFPDHVPALNLLLGEFEGYQLGSEPTPRLRNNVTSKLGRIKAFLGYMARGTAEPGDFLFLNQPARIRAWAARLGQTRMAEPTRQHYLKNVAQFLDYLSETPPAACQLSSTALVLIRREVRALIRGIRRRVVVHEVRTKQAKESRLIPKASLVRCHRTAGRKIPALLDSLESNPSTRQQWRFYGFLTGYLTSISGHRCGVFQNLTIQEVEEASRSPDESAYVINITTHKTNRAFGAAQLSLNREEYSWFRRFLALRAGLPGGSQATYFFFTSRASPCRTLNKYFQSAWLSMGLPGKPTFTDVRTAIATHAKNAHSSEDRRKVAQFMCHDTSTSDKFYALHLGPLQARERRRLFERALVEEEEEEEEEDGEAAGTESPPRKGRKRTETSVSPLEGTSRRTLPWRPAKGKSQGARPLEQTEDSESS; this is encoded by the exons ATGGCTGAATGTGCCCTATGCTTCAACGTCTACAGCCGGCTTGCGCCTCACCTGACGGCCGTTCACAAGGTGGCCAACTCGGACGAGAAGCGGCTGCTTCTCGCGCTGGCCGCCGGCCGCGTGGACACGCGGAAGACACCGTGCCCGGTCCCGGGATGTCGCCGGACGCCAGCCCGCCTAGACAGGCACTTGAGGCAGCACGCGGAGCTCTCGACCTCGGGAAGGAAAGAGGCTATGGGGAGGGCGAAACGCCGGAAAGTAGCTCGGGAGTTGCAGTGGCTGCGGTCCACCCAGCCTGCAATCCCTGTCGTGTCCCAGCTAGCATCGTCCTCCGAGGGGGAGCGGGACTCGGAGGACCCAGAGGCCGGCCGCCCGTGCGCCGACCGCGGCTGCAGGCGCGCCACCGAGCGCATACAGGCTCAGCTCACGGACCTGGGGAAACAGGTTACCAAGATGCGGTCCACCCTGCTCCAAATCACACGCCTCTACCGAGAGCTAAGGAAGGGAGAAggggggagaaggaggaggaagcGGGCGAGGAGAACCAGGTCGCCTCCTGCACCACCGCCTCCCGGGCGAGGGGCGGCCGGAGGTCCGACGCCCCCCGAGCCTCCGGAGGCTTTGGAGCCCACTGCCTACCCGTTCCCGGACCACGTCCCCGCGCTGA ACCTTCTCTTGGGGGAGTTCGAAGGGTACCAACTGGGCAGCGAGCCCACCCCCCGCCTGCGGAACAACGTCACTTCGAAGCTGGGGAGAATCAAAGCCTTCCTGGGTTACATGGCCAGGGGCACCGCGGAGCCAGGGGACTTCCTCTTCCTCAACCAACCAGCCCGCATCCGAGCGTGGGCCGCCCGGCTAGGTCAGACGCGCATGGCCGAGCCCACCAGGCAGCACTACCTGAAGAACGTGGCTCAGTTCCTAGACTACCTCTCGGAGACGCCGCCGGCCGCCTGTCAGCTCTCCAGCACGGCTCTGGTTCTGATTCGAAGGGAGGTCAGAGCCCTCATCCGCGGCATTCGCCGGCGTGTCGTCGTGCACGAGGTAAGGACCAAGCAGGCGAAGGAAAGCCGACTGATCCCCAAGGCCAGTCTGGTGCGCTGTCACCGGACCGCTGGGAGGAAAATTCCCGCCCTGCTAG ATAGCCTCGAATCCAACCCAAGCACTAGGCAACAGTGGCGCTTCTATGGCTTTCTGACTGGCTACCTAACCTCCATCTCTGGGCACCGCTGTGGAGTCTTCCAGAATCTCACAATCCAGGAGGTTGAAGAGGCCTCCAGAAGCCCCGACGAGTCTGCTTATGTCATTAAC ATTACcactcacaaaacaaacagagcCTTTGGGGCGGCTCAGCTGTCCCTAAACAGGGAGGAATACAGCTGGTTCCGCAGGTTTTTGGCGCTGCGGGCTGGTCTCCCCGGAGGGAGCCAGGCTAcctatttctttttcacttccaGAGCCAGTCCTTGTCGGACCCTGAACAAGTACTTTCAGTCTGCTTGGCTCAGTATGGGCCTTCCAGGCAAACCCACCTTTACTGACGTACGCACTGCGATCGCGACTCAT GCAAAGAATGCACACTCTTCAGaggatcgccgcaaggtggcgcaattcatgtgccatgacacttcaacctcagataagttctacgcacttcacctcggacctctccaagcacgcgagcgccgcagactctttgaaagggccctggtggaggaggaggaggaggaggaggaggaggatggggagGCAGCGGGCACTGAAAGCCCCCCGCGGAAAGGGCGCAAGAGGACGGAGACTTCCGTCTCTCCCCTG GAGGGAACCAGCAGGAGGACGCTGCCATGGCGCCCTGCCAAAGGGAAAAGCCAGGGCGCTCGCCCGCTCGAACAAACAGAAGACTCTGAATCgtcctga